A DNA window from Peromyscus leucopus breed LL Stock chromosome 3, UCI_PerLeu_2.1, whole genome shotgun sequence contains the following coding sequences:
- the LOC119087722 gene encoding uncharacterized protein LOC119087722 yields the protein MESQIQVLMSLLLWVSGACADILMTQSPSSLAVTAGEKVTIRCRSSQSLYSSNTKKNYLNWYQQKPGQAPKLMIYLASTRNTGVPDRFTGSGSGTDFTLTISSVQAEDLADYYCHQHYSAPPTVLQPPTKTSSEIHQLSAPHTALDLHTSLFCLRASVSEVMMKSFAEPRNNKEFNVSYIFWYEKLCVQCDIHMTQSPVSLSAFIGDTVTITCRVSQDIGRYLGWYQQKVGESPRFLIYYASNLLSGVPKRFSGNGFGAEYTLTINSMEPEDAGTYYCQQCFSYPPQCYKV from the exons ATGGAGTCACAGATCCAGGTCCTCATGTCCCTGCTGCTCTGGGTGTCTG GTGCCTGTGCAGACATCTTGATGACCCAGTCTCCATCCTCCCTGGCTGTGACAGCAGGAGAGAAGGTCACCATCAGATGCAGGTCCAGTCAGAGTCTTTATTCAAGTAACACCAAGAAGAACTACTTGAACTGGTACCAGCAGAAACCAGGGCAGGCTCCTAAACTGATGATCTACTTAGCATCCACTCGGAACACTGGGGTCCCTGATCGCTTCACAggcagtgggtctgggacagATTTCACTCTCACCATCAGCAGTGTCCAGGCTGAAGATCTGGCAGATTACTACTGTCATCAGCATTATAGTGCTCCTCCCACAGTGCTTCAACCTCCAACAAAAACCTCCTCTGAGATTCACCAGCTGTCTGCACCACACACAGCTCTGGACCTGCACACTTCCCTCTTTTGCCTGAGAGCCAGTGTTTCTGAAGTAATGATGAAAAgttttgcagagcccagaaatAATAAAGAGTTCAATGTCTCTTACATATTTTGGTATGAAAAACTTT GTGTCCAATGTGACATCCACATGACCCAGAGTCCAGTTTCTCTGTCTGCCTTTATAGGAGACACTGTCACCATCACTTGCCGGGTCAGTCAAGACATTGGTAGATATTTAGGCTGGTACCAGCAGAAAGTGGGGGAAAGCCCCAGGTTTCTGATCTATTATGCATCCAATTTACTTTCTGGTGTCCCAAAGAGGTTCAGTGGCAATGGCTTTGGGGCAGAATACACTCTCACTATCAACAGCATGGAGCCTGAAGATGCTGGGACTTACTACTGTCAACAGTGTTTCAGTTACCCTCCACAGTGCTACAAAGTGTAA